Genomic window (Cucumis sativus cultivar 9930 chromosome 2, Cucumber_9930_V3, whole genome shotgun sequence):
TTAAGTTATACTCATAAGAGTTATGTTGAACTATATTTTGGTCAAAGTTGAGTAAAAATGCTTTAGCTATATTTCATCCAAAAAGAACATATCCCATGATATATGTTAATTTCGACACTTTGAaggattatattttttatatttatttattcttttcgtTGCTTTATGTTAATAAGAAATATCAGTGAGATTAACACACACGACCTCTTAAACTGGTAAAAGCTTTAATAGAAACTTGTTAATCATTCAAGACTCGTTTGACaatgttttcatttcatgCTCATTTGTTTCTCGTTTCatgttttttatcttttgaaaacaaaaaagatgaCTATGCTTGATATCTTTTCCTGCTTCGtgttctttgaaaaaaaaatatgtcacacaataaacatataaaataatttatcaaaagtTTATACAATCTAATACAAGAAAAGTCCGGATGACAACTAAAATACAATAACAAAGTTGTAAAATAtctatatttgtttatctCCTACATCTCTCTTTTATATAatgttcaaatatatattttataaacttatttattaaataccttctatgtttaaaaaatttatcaaactcaaaatcaatACTTCATctaataatcatttttgttttttgtttttaaaatttaaccattCTACATTCACCTATACCCTACTTTCATTCTCTGTTCATATTTCAcccaacattttaaaaatcaaaacataatagttcgtataatataatttttttttaaaaaaaagtgtattatTGTCAAATAcagcaaaatgaaccaaactatagtaaaatattatagtcTATCTTGAGAAAAGTgtgagtttcttttttccaaacaCTAATTTATATCGCTCGGAGAAAATCAACGACTTTTAATAaagtatcaatttaaactctaattttttgtacgcaatttacataatttaaaagactattttcaaataacaacatatgaacaaaaatatttaccaattaTAGAAAAGTATCATTACTATCATATGTGTTTATTTGTATCATGATAGACACAATTACCCGTTTGGTTCGTTGTAAtccattattttatataaatttttataaatttgagtagcataaggttaaaaaaaataaaataattagacaaATCAAAGTGTTGCTcttattatttagtttgtaataaaaactatttaatttaaaagcattaTTAAGTTAGggattttggtttgaaaatgaCGGTTTgttttggaagaaaagaaatcgtTGTATTATCCGCCGCTTCATCAACAAAGACAATGACTACTACCCGTCTTTGTAGTTGATTGATCgcactttccttttctttttcagattGCAACAAAAATGGAGGACAACCCAAAATTTGTTGCCGTGAAAGAAGACGAGAACAACCCAAAATCCCCCTTTCCCTGgttctcttttcttcccaAGTTCGACTTCCGATTGCCTTTTCCGGTCAACGGCGGCAAGAAACCGCCGCCTGTGGTGGTTGATGAATCTCGAAAGGCTGACAATGATGCTCAGAAGCCGGAGTTCGTGAGGTTTCCTAAAGCAGAGTTGCCCGTCGCTTCGGTGGAGGCTGAAGCCGATGTTTCCGGGAAGACTTCCAATCCGGCGGTTGTCTGGCAGGTTTGTCTTCTCCTTTGTTTATATGAACTTGCTGCGCTTCTTATTAATATTGCACACAAGGTGTTTGTGAATTTGACTGAACTGGGAGTAACTTTTCACTGTTAAAACATCTCATTAAATGGTTTATTTGAGGGTTGGagaatgtttgatttttcttgcCCTTTGTTTTGCCTTTTCTGTGGCTATGGTTTCAGCTTTTGGCTACCtagttttccttttctttatcCATTATTGATTAGTTTAGAACTTGAGATGATACCTTGGCAATCAATGCATGGAGAGTTCTTTCTCTATGATGTTTGAAAGCATGCAAGGTTTTCTCTCATGTACTAATGCAAATAGAGATTTAAACCTCAGGTGTCATTAGGTTGAGTTTCCCAATAATTCCAATACACTACTGAAATCTTTTGATAGCTTTTAGGATAtaaagaattttcaattttcatagGACATAGATAGAATAGAAAGGAATCTGGAGGCCTAAATGCAACATGGTAAATTGTAGGGGTGAGACCAAACAGACCAAATTGACAAAACAGACGTGGATCAGTCGATTTTAGGAGATAAGTGATCCGAATGGCTGGAAACGTAATTCCTATTGATCGATCGAATATAATGATAGGGGTAAATTTCCTATTGTATCTGTATTTCAGTTAGACAACTAGCTGCTATCAATGTGTTTTATTTCTTCAGATTGAATTACCCTTTCTATTTCTAATAATTGAGAACTTGAAAGCCAGTGTTAGGAAGttgttaaaattgaaaaagaaaggtgGATAAGATCTCTAGGAGAGCAAAGTGATCAGAGCAATTGAGAATAAGAAGGATCTAAAGAAGAGCAATCATGATATATATTCAAAGTACCCAGCCATATATGTTTATGTGctattagtttcaattttgcTGTGAACGAgctatttaaaagttaaaacagaTGAAGGAAGTATGAAAGTGAACTGGGGCCACTGAACCTTGTTGGTATATTCGTAAACTGAGGGATTGTGAAGTTATCACTTTATCAGGTGTCGTGTTCATAAAGTAGAGAATCCCATTATTGTCAAATTCATTCCTCAAACTTTCAAGTTTATCTCATTGGTCCACGAACTTTAAAAAGCATAACGTTgcattcaattttcaattatgtttaaatgtgattgACCTCTAAAATTGGTCTGTCAACTACGTGCAACGAGACTCTAAATTGTAAATGATGTTTAGTCTCTTGCTATCATTGTTGAAGTTTGAGCTTTTATGACTCCTTGCTTATAGCCTGAATCATTTCATGATATTAGGTATATGCCCTGGGCGGGTTTCTAATATTGAGTTGGGCATGGGCAAGATGGAAGGAGAGAAGGCCCCAAAGACGTtcaaatgatgatgatgaggaCGAGGACTCCAGTGATTCCTAGTTATGTGCTTGCCTTTGAACAGCCCTCAATAAATGTTGAAGTTAAATTCTTAGTGCTAGAATCAATCTCGAGTCAATActgtttatttgtaatttcGAGTTAAATCAGTCATTTCCTAACCCTTTGTTGATCCTTGCAAATGATCTTAATGTGAAATTAAAACTGTCTCCATATGCAAAATCTTAACATGAAATTAAAACTGTCTCCATAAGTGTTCTCTAATGCAAGAGCAACATCATTTAAAGTTAATTCTTGCTTGCAAAAATTATgcttaaaaattatatgttgaaTCCTTTGACAGCAGTCATTACTATATCACATACATACATTAACATATACAGAAAATTTAAGAGGTTACCAGCACAAATGAGCAATGAACTGTAAGCCAGCATTAGTTTATTACTATTGGTTGTCATAAAAGAATGATACATCTTGTGTAAAACATGTACAGAGACCAAATTTATGTAGAAAACCAATGAGTTTCTAACAAGCTAGCAAAAAACTTGTGACTAACTAAACCAACTTTTCCTTGTTGCCCTGAACAAGTGTCGTAGTTTTGATTTACCAGCTAACTCAACGTTCTATGTACACCAACCTGAGACCCTTCCCTAATAACTGGGGTCCGTGATATGCAATTGCTACCTCATATAACTTATGTTATATCCTTTGTAAGAGCACGGTTTATGTTGTTAGTTTGACTTGGAAACCAAGTGCAAAAGTTGTTCACTCTGGCTTGAAATAACCATCATATATGGATAGTTGATCGAATGCTTCGAAATTTGCCTTCATTCCAATAAATTGGCTACCCATGTGAGCACAACCAGCATCAGGCCACTGGCATCCTCCATCCCGAGTGCGTAATGGGCAAAGAGCTTCACAGATGTGACTGAGGGGGTTACTTGGCACATCATCTGCTGTAACTGTTATAGAAAGGGAGAGATCATTCTCTTCACTAGGGGATGGCAGTGAACGATGTGAAGTCCTTCTTGAAGCAGGATGACTTTTCTGGTTGGATTTTTTCATCAGGTCGCCATCAATGTCAACAGTACAATAGCCATTACTAGAGACTTGAACCTTGCAACCTAGAGACTGAATTGCTCTCTTTATGGCTTCACATTCTTTGCTTGCATTTTTTGCAACGTTCCTAGCTGATGTACTTAACTGTTTCTCGTTTTGCAACTCTGATTTTAATGATTCCATGGCAGCCGTCATCTCCTGGGCTTTTCTCTCGGCTATTTCTTTGTCCTATTAGGCATTTTATGGTGTGCAAGAATCAATCAAGTTGACACTGAGTACAACAGAACATTGGTACATAAACAACACCCACAcacaaaataacttttgaaaaacacCAGCTTTACTAACTATGTACGAAACGAATCTTAAATGGTCATAGAAAGACATTTTCCCTATTCGGTTTTGGCTAGTGTTCATTTTCTCCATAATAATCTGATTAAAATAGAAGCATACAAACAATACCACCATTCCAATTACCACAGAACTACTTCAATGAAGTCAGAGGAAAATGTGCATTGCAACAGGAGACCATATAGTTTTGTAAGCCCCTTGGCTTGGGAGTTGGAATTTTTCCACTATCCCCCTCTTTTTGTAAGTACATTCCATCAAACAgaacataaaaaatgaaaaactttttcttATGCAGAGACTCCCGaggtaatttttaaaaaacagttAATAAAAGAACTAGAgctgttttttctttagtgTGTTAACTGTCCCTGCTTTTGGAACTAAAAACGATAAATTTTTGTgcaaatcaattttgaaaaagagtttttgtttttaaacacccccccccccccccccccccccaaattttcttttcttcaatgaCTGTTTCCAGAGTCCGGGACATTTATTCATTATCCAAGTACGAGAAAGGAATTGTACCTTCTGCATTTCAGATAATTGTATAGCCATTTTCCTGCATCTGACTTCAAGTTCCCCAGCTTGAGATTCTTTTGGGCAAGCCCAACGAAGATGAAATTGTGGCCAGAGAGTTGGAGCTAGAGCTGCTGCAGGAGGTAAGAGAGCACCTTCATGTTTGGTAGGAATCGTTGGATCATAGAAAAGGTTATAATGCACATGTGAACCTCCTTCCGAGGCTCGTAAATCGGCTAAATATGCCCATAGACAGCCACAAACTTCAGAAACTGCACATTGCTGACGCTCCTTCTCACTGAAACATCAGAAAACAATCATTTACCAAGTTCCTCCAACAAGTGGTATTATTACCGTTTAACGATTTAAGATCATTACTGCCAGTGGTATTATTAGCGTTTTACCTTttgctttttagtttttattttaataatttaaaattgtagaGAATATAAAACAAGGGCGGGCTATCAAATCCTATTTATTACACTTTCTTTGGAAGGAAATTAGCAAAGTGACGACAACTAGAGGACAAGAActtagaaatttcaaaaacagacTTCTGCTATCAATTTTACATCTTCATTTACACCGGAAAGAGAACAATTCCAAAATATATACCCTCTTAATGGTTCTAGTAATGGAATATTGATCTTTATCATAAGATAATGGTTAAACGGGAAAATTATAGTGGAATTCACGACAACAAAGGATCGAtctaatcaaagaaaattaccAATTGCATAAGAAGTTCCCAAAGCGACAAGAAAGCATACAATCCAACAGATCCACAAGAAATGCCTAATAGAAAATGCCAAACTGGTCAGCACGTTAAATTGTCAATCAAGTAGATAAAAAAATCGTTAATCAAGTTATGCCTGTAAAGAGTGAAGAATAATTTCCtcacaaaagaaagagaaataaaaattgtttcaagttAAAGGTCAAGCTGCACCAAGAAGTTTACTTACTGAAGAGAACTCAAAAGCAAAGGGATACATGCGCAGAAGTTGTGAAACACAATCAACCCACTGTAGATAATTAAGTAGTATTATGTTAACAGGTAACACAATTTTCCGCATCAAGAATAAAAATGCCACTACATCTACATTGTTAATCACGTTAAGAACAAAATAACCATACAATATTTCACACAGATTATATTCAAAGAACAACAAACCTGTAAGAATATGGGAGAACAGTTGTTGGATGTTTGTGCATGAGGAGAACTGGAAGCTTGAGATATGAATGCTCCAGATGACTGACGCAtgggtgaagaagaaaaacttcCAGTTGAAGATTGCCTAGATAGTTCATATGGCATGTTACCACTTCCCGATACAGTCGGCATGCCAGACCGATCTGAGAAAGGATGACCAAATGCTAGCCAATCCTTTTCAACCAGCGCCTGTGTGAGGATACACATTAAAATCAGACAGATGACTAAACATATCTGACAACAATGAATAAATGGAGAAGAGTCTAGGGAGCCATTGATAATTCAAGGAATAGGATAAAGAATCATGTACATAAAGAGAGATGAAATCTTATCTGTATAAACCAAATcaattaaagtaaaataatggggaaaatgagaaaatttatctgacattaaaaaagaagaaaaaagataaatccTACAATTTTAGACAAATcagagtgaagaagaagaaaaaagtatcCAAAGAGGTCTATAATGTCCAACAAAATACCTGAAATCCAGCAAACGTCCGATAATATGGATCAAGCAGTAAGCTAGCAAGTGAAACTAGTTGTGTTGTTCTGTCCCAGCCATCACTATGCAAACAATGACACAAGACATTGGAAAGGtaatcttttgaatatttcaCACAGCAGaagtttcaaacaaaaataacaataatatacgATCATAATTTGTCACAGCtacaaattgaataataaatagatCGATTACTTCATACCTGCAATGAACTAGCACCGTTGCTTTTTCCAAAGCAACACGTGCAGCAATCCATGCTGAACCAGCCAAGACGCTTTGAACATGGATTAACCAACCACTATCTCCCAGGGTTGATACAGATGCAGACATGCTACTAAGATTACCTCCACCCCAAGTCCATCCACCATGTCTCTGTAGATGCATGTGTGGAGAGAgagtttatttaaaatcaaaattagaaCTAGGGAGGGAGACAACTTCAAATGCAATCTTAAAGACTTTTCCGTTATTAGTCACTATACCTTTGGGCATATTTACATCTACATTTTCAAGTTTATCTGAGGGAAAAAGATGAATCTGAAGTTGTTTAAAACTATTATGAAGTAGATCTGATGGAGGCATGCTCACACCTCTAATGTTTTAGGTTGattggaggaaaaaaaaaggaagaaaaagttgaCATTGAAGGAGTTAAACATATCAATCTCAAGGGAGGACTGACGAGAGAAAATAAAGACAGTTAACCAAGAATGATGACATCCCATCAGATGACGTCGGGAGGAAGAGGGAGATTTTCTAAAAGACCAAAATAAAATGGGTCAGCCTACTAACCAAGAATGATGACATTCCATCAGATGATTTTTCACCATGTGTATCCAAGTACTCTCTTAGCCGAGTAAGACTTTCCCTCATTGCATGTATGTTGTCAATCCCAAAAAAGACTATCTattgaggaaaagaaaacaattcaACGTTAGTCAAATACCCAAtgataaaaatgtgaaaaaaaaacaaatcagaCCTCAGAGGCCCAAACTAACctcagatttttttttttttgtttttgatgagACACAGTTAGAAACTAACCTcagattgaaaataatttgatgaaGACTCCGAGCCACCTCCCATGGCTCCATTTGCTAAAGCATTTTTTCTAGGCCTTGCATCCGCTATATAAAGCTTCCTAAAGCatcatttacaaataaaatgaataaataaataaacaacactCTGCTGCGCCTGCTCTTAActtgatgaatgaaatataagAACAGAGAGAATTCAACAACACTCCTTTGGTGCTTAGAGCAAGGAGAGTATTGTCTATACCCGatcctttttatatatttcaaaactttctatTTTGGAATAATTTATAGACCAAAAAGAGAAATGCACAAAAAGGAGATAAAGTTCCACCAAAAGGATTGACATAAAATTGTTATggattgtaattaaaaaagaaaaagtatatttcAGAAGGTGGCACCGATTCCTTCTCTATTATTCCATAATACCATACTGAGGgagtaaaaaaagaaggtaGATTtgctctctcctctctcctctcccCTCTCCCATCCTCCttcatttctctctcctccacgatcttccttcttctccaGTCAGTAGTTTCCGGCAGCCCCCATCTTTTCTTTCAGACAGATCCAAAGCCTTTTCTAGCTACTCCTCAATTCACAAGATAAAACATGGAAGTTCAGAGTTGCAAGATTAACGGCTCCTTGATGCAGTAATTACAAAGCTCAGgaatttttatgaataatactTCTGATGATGATTTATTAATGAGAGGAGAGGCCTTTTTTAATAGGCCGGAAAAGTTTACAAGAGTTGTTAGAAGTTAGTTGTTTTAGAACTATCTtggagttgagttagtttatttataactaactcaagatacagGATTAGTGACTCAAGATAAACAAGTTTTAACTAAAGAATAACTAATCTTAAAATACAAGAATGGTAGTTCAAGATATTCAAGAATTAGCTGAAGAATACTAAAGAACTTaaaagaaacatcaagaaaggAGGAAGTTCTACATCACTCCTATTTCTGCATTTGGTTTGAAGAGGGTAAGTTCTTCGTGCAAGAcattgaatagaaaaaaaccTTGCCATTAGTCAAG
Coding sequences:
- the LOC101204839 gene encoding phosphatidylinositol-3-phosphatase myotubularin-1 isoform X1, encoding MAAPKPRTTRSRSHRDVPDLEKMDAAYSWDALEWTKIEPVTRSVSRVNLDCLLEAEQVIAEGYGVVLVNTDEAGTLFVTNFRLLFLSEGTMDVISLGTIPLATIDKFNKIVVKSNAVSRQSEKSSPSRRLLQVIGKDMRIIVFGFRPRTKQRRKVYDALLRCMKPARIWDLYAFQCGPSKYSNTDPKVRLLNEYFRLLGKGSLHASMSMIEDGSFTLSNELWRITKINSSYTLCQSYPFALVVPKHFSDEEMLQASTFRARCRLPVVSWCNPGTGAVLARSSQPLVGLMMNMRSNTDEKLVAALCSNLAGVRGSQRRKLYIADARPRKNALANGAMGGGSESSSNYFQSEIVFFGIDNIHAMRESLTRLREYLDTHGEKSSDGMSSFLRHGGWTWGGGNLSSMSASVSTLGDSGWLIHVQSVLAGSAWIAARVALEKATVLVHCSDGWDRTTQLVSLASLLLDPYYRTFAGFQALVEKDWLAFGHPFSDRSGMPTVSGSGNMPYELSRQSSTGSFSSSPMRQSSGAFISQASSSPHAQTSNNCSPIFLQWVDCVSQLLRMYPFAFEFSSAFLVDLLDCMLSCRFGNFLCNCEKERQQCAVSEVCGCLWAYLADLRASEGGSHVHYNLFYDPTIPTKHEGALLPPAAALAPTLWPQFHLRWACPKESQAGELEVRCRKMAIQLSEMQKDKEIAERKAQEMTAAMESLKSELQNEKQLSTSARNVAKNASKECEAIKRAIQSLGCKVQVSSNGYCTVDIDGDLMKKSNQKSHPASRRTSHRSLPSPSEENDLSLSITVTADDVPSNPLSHICEALCPLRTRDGGCQWPDAGCAHMGSQFIGMKANFEAFDQLSIYDGYFKPE
- the LOC101204839 gene encoding phosphatidylinositol-3-phosphatase myotubularin-1 isoform X4, which encodes MRIIVFGFRPRTKQRRKVYDALLRCMKPARIWDLYAFQCGPSKYSNTDPKVRLLNEYFRLLGKGSLHASMSMIEDGSFTLSNELWRITKINSSYTLCQSYPFALVVPKHFSDEEMLQASTFRARCRLPVVSWCNPGTGAVLARSSQPLVGLMMNMRSNTDEKLVAALCSNLAGVRGSQRRKLYIADARPRKNALANGAMGGGSESSSNYFQSEIVFFGIDNIHAMRESLTRLREYLDTHGEKSSDGMSSFLRHGGWTWGGGNLSSMSASVSTLGDSGWLIHVQSVLAGSAWIAARVALEKATVLVHCSDGWDRTTQLVSLASLLLDPYYRTFAGFQALVEKDWLAFGHPFSDRSGMPTVSGSGNMPYELSRQSSTGSFSSSPMRQSSGAFISQASSSPHAQTSNNCSPIFLQWVDCVSQLLRMYPFAFEFSSAFLVDLLDCMLSCRFGNFLCNCEKERQQCAVSEVCGCLWAYLADLRASEGGSHVHYNLFYDPTIPTKHEGALLPPAAALAPTLWPQFHLRWACPKESQAGELEVRCRKMAIQLSEMQKDKEIAERKAQEMTAAMESLKSELQNEKQLSTSARNVAKNASKECEAIKRAIQSLGCKVQVSSNGYCTVDIDGDLMKKSNQKSHPASRRTSHRSLPSPSEENDLSLSITVTADDVPSNPLSHICEALCPLRTRDGGCQWPDAGCAHMGSQFIGMKANFEAFDQLSIYDGYFKPE
- the LOC101204839 gene encoding phosphatidylinositol-3-phosphatase myotubularin-1 isoform X3; its protein translation is MMRSVSCHSYKRVKDSQLRRKVYDALLRCMKPARIWDLYAFQCGPSKYSNTDPKVRLLNEYFRLLGKGSLHASMSMIEDGSFTLSNELWRITKINSSYTLCQSYPFALVVPKHFSDEEMLQASTFRARCRLPVVSWCNPGTGAVLARSSQPLVGLMMNMRSNTDEKLVAALCSNLAGVRGSQRRKLYIADARPRKNALANGAMGGGSESSSNYFQSEIVFFGIDNIHAMRESLTRLREYLDTHGEKSSDGMSSFLRHGGWTWGGGNLSSMSASVSTLGDSGWLIHVQSVLAGSAWIAARVALEKATVLVHCSDGWDRTTQLVSLASLLLDPYYRTFAGFQALVEKDWLAFGHPFSDRSGMPTVSGSGNMPYELSRQSSTGSFSSSPMRQSSGAFISQASSSPHAQTSNNCSPIFLQWVDCVSQLLRMYPFAFEFSSAFLVDLLDCMLSCRFGNFLCNCEKERQQCAVSEVCGCLWAYLADLRASEGGSHVHYNLFYDPTIPTKHEGALLPPAAALAPTLWPQFHLRWACPKESQAGELEVRCRKMAIQLSEMQKDKEIAERKAQEMTAAMESLKSELQNEKQLSTSARNVAKNASKECEAIKRAIQSLGCKVQVSSNGYCTVDIDGDLMKKSNQKSHPASRRTSHRSLPSPSEENDLSLSITVTADDVPSNPLSHICEALCPLRTRDGGCQWPDAGCAHMGSQFIGMKANFEAFDQLSIYDGYFKPE
- the LOC101204839 gene encoding phosphatidylinositol-3-phosphatase myotubularin-1 isoform X2, with the protein product MAAPKPRTTRSRSHRDVPDLEKMDAAYSWDALEWTKIEPVTRSVSRVNLDCLLEAEQVIAEGYGVVLVNTDEAGTLFVTNFRLLFLSEGTMDVISLGTIPLATIDKFNKIVVKSNAVSRQSEKSSPSRRLLQVIGKDMRIIVFGFRPRTKQRRKVYDALLRCMKPARIWDLYAFQCGPSKYSNTDPKVRLLNEYFRLLGKGSLHASMSMIEDGSFTLSNELWRITKINSSYTLCQSYPFALVVPKHFSDEEMLQASTFRARCRLPVVSWCNPGTGAVLARSSQPLVGLMMNMRSNTDEKLVAALCSNLAGVRGSQRRKLYIADARPRKNALANGAMGGGSESSSNYFQSEIVFFGIDNIHAMRESLTRLREYLDTHGEKSSDGMSSFLRHGGWTWGGGNLSSMSASVSTLGDSGWLIHVQSVLAGSAWIAARVALEKATVLVHCSDGWDRTTQLVSLASLLLDPYYRTFAGFQALVEKDWLAFGHPFSDRSGMPTVSGSGNMPYELSRQSSTGSFSSSPMRQSSGAFISQASSSPHAQTSNNCSPIFLQAFLVDLLDCMLSCRFGNFLCNCEKERQQCAVSEVCGCLWAYLADLRASEGGSHVHYNLFYDPTIPTKHEGALLPPAAALAPTLWPQFHLRWACPKESQAGELEVRCRKMAIQLSEMQKDKEIAERKAQEMTAAMESLKSELQNEKQLSTSARNVAKNASKECEAIKRAIQSLGCKVQVSSNGYCTVDIDGDLMKKSNQKSHPASRRTSHRSLPSPSEENDLSLSITVTADDVPSNPLSHICEALCPLRTRDGGCQWPDAGCAHMGSQFIGMKANFEAFDQLSIYDGYFKPE
- the LOC101205088 gene encoding uncharacterized protein LOC101205088 — its product is MEDNPKFVAVKEDENNPKSPFPWFSFLPKFDFRLPFPVNGGKKPPPVVVDESRKADNDAQKPEFVRFPKAELPVASVEAEADVSGKTSNPAVVWQVYALGGFLILSWAWARWKERRPQRRSNDDDEDEDSSDS